Proteins encoded together in one Anguilla anguilla isolate fAngAng1 chromosome 9, fAngAng1.pri, whole genome shotgun sequence window:
- the LOC118236203 gene encoding lysozyme g-like isoform X2 has translation MTCIYGDVMKIDTTGASEKTARQDKLTVQGVDASYKLAEHDFNGMKKYRDLIIKVGRAQQMDPAVISGIISRESRAGAALKDGWGDHGNGFGLMQIDKRYHTPRGAWDSEEHLTQGTQILINFIKKIQSKFPGWPKEHQFKGGISAYNAGDKNVQTYERMDVGTTGGDYSNDTVARAQWFKRNGF, from the exons ATGA CCTGCATTTATGGGGATGTCATGAAGATTGACACAACAGGAGCATCAGAAAAAACTGCTCGTCAAGACAAACTGACTGTTCAAG GGGTGGATGCATCCTACAAGCTTGCAGAACATGACTTCAACGGGATGAAAAAATACCGTGACCTCATCATCAAGGTGGGACGGGCTCAGCAAATGGACCCGGCTGTCATTAGTGGAATCATCTCCCGGGAGTCTCGGGCTGGGGCTGCACTGAAGGATGGCTGGGGCGACCATGGAAATGGCTTTGGACTCATGCAG ATTGACAAGCGGTACCACACGCCAAGGGGAGCATGGGACAGCGAGGAGCACCTCACCCAAGGCACCCAGATTTTGATAAACTTCATAAAAAAGATCCAGAGTAAATTCCCAGGCTGGCCCAAGGAGCACCAATTTAAAG GTGGAATATCAGCCTACAATGCCGGAGACAAAAATGTCCAAACTTATGAACGCATGGACGTTGGGACCACTGGAGGTGACTATTCCAATGATACAGTGGCCAGAGCCCAGTGGTTCAAGCGGAATggcttttaa
- the LOC118236203 gene encoding lysozyme g-like isoform X1, with amino-acid sequence MFCAISYLACIYGDVMKIDTTGASEKTARQDKLTVQGVDASYKLAEHDFNGMKKYRDLIIKVGRAQQMDPAVISGIISRESRAGAALKDGWGDHGNGFGLMQIDKRYHTPRGAWDSEEHLTQGTQILINFIKKIQSKFPGWPKEHQFKGGISAYNAGDKNVQTYERMDVGTTGGDYSNDTVARAQWFKRNGF; translated from the exons ATGTTTTGTGCCATTTCATATTTAGCCTGCATTTATGGGGATGTCATGAAGATTGACACAACAGGAGCATCAGAAAAAACTGCTCGTCAAGACAAACTGACTGTTCAAG GGGTGGATGCATCCTACAAGCTTGCAGAACATGACTTCAACGGGATGAAAAAATACCGTGACCTCATCATCAAGGTGGGACGGGCTCAGCAAATGGACCCGGCTGTCATTAGTGGAATCATCTCCCGGGAGTCTCGGGCTGGGGCTGCACTGAAGGATGGCTGGGGCGACCATGGAAATGGCTTTGGACTCATGCAG ATTGACAAGCGGTACCACACGCCAAGGGGAGCATGGGACAGCGAGGAGCACCTCACCCAAGGCACCCAGATTTTGATAAACTTCATAAAAAAGATCCAGAGTAAATTCCCAGGCTGGCCCAAGGAGCACCAATTTAAAG GTGGAATATCAGCCTACAATGCCGGAGACAAAAATGTCCAAACTTATGAACGCATGGACGTTGGGACCACTGGAGGTGACTATTCCAATGATACAGTGGCCAGAGCCCAGTGGTTCAAGCGGAATggcttttaa